The following are encoded in a window of Arthrobacter sp. NicSoilB4 genomic DNA:
- a CDS encoding DUF3488 and transglutaminase-like domain-containing protein yields the protein MTLAPERSAGVHSGQSGASAGGPLGPGSFPGTRRTRTKVGAQPWLMALAVAVAVGGAALSLNGVLRGWAWYSPVLSTVLTVAFTMAGLRALRWRSVFVMAGALAALTLILTFTFFRPHSILGFVPSGATMTQLGRHLRRASETVLGESAPVAPNAGIVLLVCAALGLLVILIDALAYPLALPATSGLGILAILIVPAMIKPQSVGALGFAAAAAGYLLILGCSHWFAPDPRTGADTARNPGQFRRGALTGAVALTVTLLLQLAIPGFDQGTFPQGSRLNPFGSATGLNPMISLGNSLRSPTGDGRITFATNAPSTPYLRSVTVDSFNGDNWAPDDRDDTRRMGTGRMDPGFESIATEVRVVTAVNTGQFTSPYLPAPYAPEAVNGLSGRWSWDPATLSIKGVDANTRDQQYVVLSVVPQLTPDLLAQATGPAQGVPEQFIRVPENVPEIVRTTAEAVTAGSATAYAKAMAIQRYLRSVDFTYSLQSPVQGGYDGNGLSVLADFLNQKSGYCIHFASAMAVMARLEGIPSRIAVGYAPGRSTGATVTIGGQGALPEYEVDARDAHAWPELYFQGLGWVPFEPTPSRGVVPSYATEAQAPSGASTNENNDGLLPGNTPNPTPLPTVAPLPLPGAATQADPAALILPVLSTAGALLFLGLLLASPHMARRARRRRRLNGTREDGAAALQAWAELRDLAMDYGVAPQTSETPRHFSERLRSAGVLGEPAGMDADSHQAVRSLTLDFERRQYGRPPSGPGAASGDTSDPETSGARRIAAVRAALRDHASPLARFRAEWLPPSIMAAWRRAATAPFRAARRTAQRTRRGLARAWSRTRGAVHRVRWLRRS from the coding sequence ATGACACTGGCACCAGAACGCAGCGCGGGCGTGCACTCCGGCCAGTCCGGGGCATCAGCGGGCGGCCCGCTGGGGCCGGGTTCCTTCCCGGGGACCAGACGGACCCGGACGAAGGTCGGCGCGCAGCCCTGGCTCATGGCCCTCGCCGTGGCAGTCGCCGTCGGTGGTGCGGCGCTGAGCCTGAACGGCGTGCTGCGGGGATGGGCCTGGTATTCCCCCGTCCTCTCGACGGTCCTCACGGTGGCCTTCACCATGGCCGGCCTCCGCGCGCTCCGGTGGCGCAGCGTGTTCGTGATGGCCGGTGCCCTGGCGGCGCTCACGCTGATCCTGACGTTCACCTTCTTCCGCCCGCACAGCATCCTTGGCTTCGTTCCCTCCGGCGCCACCATGACCCAGCTCGGGCGGCACTTGCGCCGGGCCAGTGAGACCGTGCTCGGCGAAAGCGCGCCGGTGGCCCCGAATGCCGGGATCGTCCTGCTGGTCTGCGCCGCCCTCGGGCTGCTGGTCATCCTGATCGATGCCCTCGCGTATCCCCTGGCCCTGCCGGCGACGAGCGGCCTCGGGATCCTCGCCATCCTGATCGTTCCCGCGATGATCAAGCCGCAGAGCGTCGGCGCGTTGGGCTTCGCCGCCGCTGCCGCCGGCTACCTCCTGATCCTCGGCTGCAGCCACTGGTTCGCGCCCGACCCACGGACCGGCGCCGACACCGCGCGGAACCCGGGCCAGTTCCGGCGCGGGGCCCTGACAGGCGCCGTGGCGCTGACGGTCACCCTGCTGCTCCAGCTGGCGATCCCGGGGTTCGACCAGGGGACGTTTCCGCAAGGCTCGCGGCTGAATCCCTTCGGCAGCGCCACGGGGCTCAACCCGATGATCAGCCTCGGCAACAGCCTGCGCAGCCCCACGGGCGACGGCCGCATCACCTTTGCCACCAACGCGCCCAGCACGCCGTACCTGCGCTCCGTGACCGTGGACAGTTTCAACGGCGACAACTGGGCCCCGGATGACCGCGACGACACCCGCCGGATGGGTACGGGGCGGATGGACCCGGGCTTCGAGTCCATCGCCACGGAGGTCCGCGTGGTCACCGCGGTCAACACCGGCCAATTCACCAGCCCCTACCTGCCGGCCCCCTACGCCCCGGAGGCAGTCAACGGACTCAGCGGCCGCTGGAGCTGGGATCCGGCCACACTGAGCATCAAGGGGGTCGACGCCAACACCCGCGACCAGCAGTACGTGGTGCTCTCAGTCGTCCCGCAGCTCACCCCGGACCTGCTGGCCCAGGCCACGGGCCCGGCGCAGGGCGTCCCCGAGCAGTTCATCCGGGTGCCAGAGAACGTCCCCGAGATCGTGCGCACCACCGCCGAGGCCGTGACCGCGGGAAGCGCCACTGCGTACGCAAAGGCCATGGCCATCCAGCGGTACCTGCGCTCGGTCGATTTCACGTACTCCCTGCAGTCCCCGGTGCAAGGGGGTTATGACGGCAACGGGCTGTCCGTGCTGGCGGACTTCCTGAACCAAAAGAGCGGATATTGCATCCATTTCGCTTCAGCCATGGCCGTGATGGCCAGGCTGGAAGGTATCCCGAGCCGCATCGCCGTCGGTTATGCCCCCGGGCGGTCCACCGGCGCCACAGTCACTATCGGCGGCCAGGGTGCCCTGCCGGAATATGAGGTCGATGCCCGTGACGCCCATGCGTGGCCGGAACTGTACTTCCAGGGGTTGGGCTGGGTCCCCTTCGAGCCGACTCCGTCGCGTGGAGTGGTTCCGTCCTACGCCACGGAAGCGCAGGCGCCCAGCGGCGCCAGCACGAACGAAAACAACGATGGCCTCCTCCCGGGCAACACTCCAAACCCCACGCCGCTGCCCACCGTGGCCCCGCTGCCGCTCCCTGGCGCTGCCACCCAGGCGGACCCGGCGGCCCTGATATTGCCCGTCCTGTCTACCGCCGGGGCACTGCTGTTCCTCGGCCTGCTGCTGGCGTCCCCGCACATGGCGCGGAGGGCCCGCCGACGCCGCCGGCTGAACGGTACCCGGGAAGACGGCGCGGCAGCCTTGCAGGCCTGGGCAGAACTGCGCGATCTCGCCATGGATTACGGCGTTGCGCCGCAAACCAGTGAGACTCCCCGCCATTTCTCCGAAAGGCTGCGCTCCGCGGGGGTTCTCGGAGAGCCTGCCGGCATGGACGCGGACAGCCACCAGGCCGTCAGGTCCCTCACGCTGGACTTCGAACGCCGGCAATACGGACGCCCGCCGTCCGGACCCGGTGCCGCCAGCGGTGACACCAGCGACCCGGAAACTTCAGGCGCCCGCCGGATCGCAGCGGTCCGCGCTGCACTGCGCGACCATGCCAGTCCGCTCGCGCGGTTCCGTGCGGAGTGGCTCCCGCCCTCCATCATGGCCGCCTGGCGGCGGGCCGCCACGGCGCCGTTCCGCGCCGCCCGCCGCACAGCACAACGCACCCGGCGCGGCCTGGCGCGGGCCTGGTCAAGGACCCGCGGGGCGGTGCACCGGGTGCGCTGGCTGCGCCGGAGTTGA
- a CDS encoding DUF58 domain-containing protein, producing the protein MALIDRFPRHIFTTRGWGLLGAGAVFLLAAQVMGRRDLLALAILLFVLPVLSLAGTRVLKPNFQVFREFSPASVETAATTTVRLAVARTGIGSGHALMEERLPARFGESPVFRFPARSAAGGTSRYEYHLRSGKRGQFVIGPVTAEFSDPFGLSLHRHAIDDGDILTVTPAAVELPVTGLAGARGHDGVTATRVRANPSDDDVMTREYRHGDPMRRVHWAATARHGELMVRQEESVTTPEATIILDQRLTAFTRGAFSAGSNARALHPFAAGPRATDHRGTEQHGAGVPDGHELITSDTFEWAVTAAMSVGAHLAERNYALRFLDAAGEPAFQHSPSAPEPEAEEYIGASGLQSVAESLAAIQLTGHHHRRDARDSGSPLARGRHPLGAEAGPQPFDDRLMDKLAAHRMRGPVLAILGNLTPAEARALSPAAGFAANAFALVITERGRELDAVLETLRLGGWRAVAVTPSTSLPEAWTAFDQGGAEAMAAATDVRRGSGVRQ; encoded by the coding sequence GTGGCACTGATTGACCGGTTCCCGAGGCACATCTTCACGACCCGCGGCTGGGGCCTGCTGGGTGCGGGCGCGGTTTTCCTGCTCGCGGCCCAGGTGATGGGGCGCCGTGACCTGCTGGCGCTGGCCATCCTGCTGTTCGTCCTGCCGGTGCTCTCGCTGGCCGGAACCCGGGTGCTCAAGCCGAACTTCCAGGTCTTCCGGGAGTTCAGCCCCGCCAGCGTCGAAACGGCGGCCACGACGACGGTCCGGCTGGCCGTCGCCCGGACCGGAATCGGCTCCGGCCACGCCCTCATGGAGGAGCGCCTGCCCGCCCGGTTCGGGGAGTCCCCGGTATTCCGGTTCCCGGCGAGGTCGGCCGCGGGCGGGACCAGCCGGTACGAATACCATTTGCGTTCCGGCAAACGCGGCCAGTTCGTGATCGGGCCGGTCACCGCCGAGTTCAGCGACCCCTTCGGGCTGTCCCTGCACCGCCACGCCATCGACGACGGCGACATCCTCACCGTGACGCCCGCCGCCGTCGAACTTCCCGTCACCGGGCTGGCCGGCGCCCGAGGGCACGACGGCGTCACCGCCACGCGCGTCCGGGCCAACCCGAGCGACGACGACGTCATGACCCGGGAATACCGGCATGGGGATCCGATGCGCCGCGTGCATTGGGCAGCGACGGCACGGCACGGGGAGCTGATGGTCCGCCAGGAGGAGTCCGTCACGACTCCGGAGGCGACCATCATCCTGGACCAGCGGCTCACGGCCTTCACCCGCGGCGCGTTCTCTGCCGGCTCGAATGCACGTGCCCTCCACCCGTTCGCCGCCGGACCGCGCGCGACGGATCACCGCGGAACCGAGCAGCATGGCGCCGGAGTCCCGGACGGCCACGAGCTGATCACCAGCGACACGTTCGAGTGGGCCGTGACGGCCGCGATGTCCGTCGGCGCCCATCTGGCCGAGCGGAACTACGCTCTGCGTTTCCTCGACGCCGCCGGCGAGCCCGCGTTCCAGCACTCGCCCTCAGCCCCCGAGCCGGAGGCGGAAGAGTATATCGGCGCGTCCGGGCTGCAGTCCGTCGCCGAGAGCCTGGCAGCGATCCAGCTGACCGGGCACCACCACCGCAGGGACGCCCGGGATTCAGGCTCCCCGTTGGCGCGCGGACGCCACCCCTTGGGGGCGGAGGCCGGTCCGCAGCCGTTCGACGACCGGCTTATGGACAAGCTTGCCGCCCACCGGATGCGGGGGCCGGTGCTGGCGATCCTGGGCAACCTCACGCCGGCCGAGGCCCGCGCGTTGTCCCCGGCCGCCGGCTTTGCCGCGAACGCGTTTGCACTGGTCATCACGGAGCGTGGCCGGGAACTCGACGCTGTGCTCGAAACCCTCCGGCTCGGCGGCTGGCGGGCGGTCGCTGTGACCCCCTCGACATCCTTGCCCGAGGCGTGGACGGCCTTCGACCAGGGCGGGGCCGAGGCGATGGCAGCGGCTACCGATGTGCGGCGCGGATCGGGGGTCCGGCAATGA
- a CDS encoding 4-(cytidine 5'-diphospho)-2-C-methyl-D-erythritol kinase gives MNAVRGRFAARTVRVKAPGKVNVSLDVGPLRPDGYHSVASVYLAVSLYEEVAATSTDTGEITVGISPASTLDLDGVDIPLDERNLAYKAAAIMTDVSEHSTGVHLEITKRVPVAGGMGGGSADAAATLLACDALWNSGLSRDELAHLAAELGADVPFSLLGGTAVGLGLGDELSPALVKAQTDWVLVTADFGLPTPEVYRTLDRLRAAEGTLADEPTGVDPMILQALRSGDADALSRVLVNDLQRASIELAPGLRDTLGLGESLGAIAGIVSGSGPTVALLAHSPGAAEGLADDLRHHGLDAMAVHGPVHGARIISDTLL, from the coding sequence ATGAACGCAGTGAGAGGGCGCTTTGCCGCGAGGACTGTCCGGGTCAAGGCTCCCGGCAAAGTTAACGTCTCACTGGATGTGGGCCCCCTGCGGCCGGACGGCTATCACTCGGTGGCCAGCGTCTACCTCGCCGTCTCCCTCTACGAAGAGGTCGCCGCCACGAGCACGGACACGGGCGAAATAACGGTCGGCATCAGCCCGGCAAGCACCCTTGACCTCGACGGCGTCGACATTCCCCTTGACGAGCGCAACCTGGCCTACAAGGCCGCCGCCATCATGACCGACGTCTCCGAGCACTCCACCGGTGTGCACCTCGAAATTACGAAGCGGGTCCCCGTCGCCGGCGGCATGGGAGGCGGCTCAGCCGACGCGGCAGCCACGTTGCTCGCCTGTGACGCGCTCTGGAACAGCGGGCTTTCCCGCGACGAACTCGCCCACCTGGCCGCGGAACTGGGCGCCGACGTGCCGTTCTCCCTGCTCGGCGGAACGGCCGTCGGGCTGGGCCTGGGCGACGAGCTCTCGCCTGCCCTCGTCAAGGCCCAGACCGACTGGGTCCTGGTGACCGCTGACTTCGGCCTGCCAACCCCGGAGGTCTACCGGACCCTGGACAGGCTGCGAGCGGCCGAAGGGACGCTGGCCGACGAGCCCACCGGCGTGGACCCGATGATCCTCCAGGCCCTCCGCAGCGGCGACGCCGACGCCCTGAGCCGGGTGCTGGTCAACGATCTCCAGCGCGCCTCCATCGAGCTGGCGCCCGGCCTCCGGGACACCCTCGGGCTCGGTGAATCCCTGGGGGCGATCGCTGGAATTGTCTCCGGTTCCGGACCGACGGTCGCGCTGCTGGCACACAGCCCCGGGGCGGCTGAGGGGCTGGCCGACGACCTCCGGCACCACGGCCTAGACGCCATGGCGGTGCACGGTCCGGTTCACGGGGCACGCATCATCTCCGATACGCTCCTTTAA
- a CDS encoding resuscitation-promoting factor, whose amino-acid sequence MVQKIRAIVVKFFTSDGKFSLVKVGTQLVVLVALVLGLVAFVGNNKTVTLNVDGKVSSVQTFGGTVGQVVKGANLELQASDRVTPATDSHVQDGSVINVNLAKAVKVSLDGAERTINTTSPTVEGLVTELGVASTSELSVPKDAQLAVSGSFVSISTPKTVSIVADGKAAKTTTTAADVSQLLADAGITLGASDRVSQPGNAPVVNDMVIKVSRVDLSKTADATEAVPFETLTTEDAAMIKGEKKVTQRGVAGSMNKSFKLVLVDGREASRTLVAQSVSTQPVTEKVTVGTKPKPAAEAATNTGAAAPAMMNEAMWDKIAQCESGGNWSINSGNGYYGGLQFDVRTWLGSGGGAYAPNAAGATKAQQIDIANRVYAQRGLQPWGCGWAASR is encoded by the coding sequence ATGGTCCAAAAGATACGGGCAATCGTGGTCAAGTTCTTTACATCGGATGGCAAGTTCAGCTTGGTCAAGGTCGGCACCCAGCTCGTCGTTCTCGTGGCGCTCGTGCTGGGACTTGTCGCCTTCGTAGGCAACAACAAGACAGTCACCCTCAACGTTGACGGCAAAGTGAGTTCCGTCCAGACATTCGGCGGCACTGTCGGCCAGGTGGTAAAGGGTGCCAACCTTGAACTCCAGGCCTCCGACAGGGTCACGCCCGCAACGGACTCCCATGTCCAGGACGGTTCCGTCATCAACGTCAACCTCGCCAAGGCCGTCAAGGTCAGCCTGGACGGTGCGGAACGGACCATCAACACCACCTCGCCCACGGTCGAGGGCCTCGTGACGGAACTCGGCGTCGCCAGCACCTCTGAACTGTCCGTGCCGAAGGACGCGCAGCTCGCCGTGTCCGGTTCCTTCGTTTCCATCTCGACGCCGAAGACCGTGAGCATCGTCGCTGACGGCAAGGCCGCCAAGACCACAACGACGGCCGCCGACGTCTCCCAGCTGCTCGCCGACGCCGGCATCACGCTGGGCGCCAGCGACCGCGTCTCGCAGCCGGGCAATGCACCGGTTGTCAATGACATGGTGATCAAAGTTTCCCGCGTCGACCTCAGCAAGACGGCAGACGCGACCGAGGCCGTCCCGTTCGAAACCCTCACCACGGAAGACGCCGCGATGATCAAGGGCGAAAAGAAGGTGACCCAGCGCGGAGTGGCCGGGAGTATGAACAAGAGTTTCAAGCTGGTCCTCGTTGACGGACGCGAAGCCTCCCGCACCCTGGTTGCCCAGTCCGTCAGCACCCAGCCGGTTACCGAGAAAGTCACTGTCGGCACCAAACCCAAGCCCGCGGCCGAGGCCGCCACGAACACCGGCGCCGCAGCCCCCGCCATGATGAACGAAGCCATGTGGGACAAGATCGCGCAGTGCGAGTCCGGCGGCAACTGGTCCATCAACTCCGGCAACGGCTACTACGGCGGTCTTCAGTTCGACGTCCGGACCTGGCTCGGTTCCGGTGGCGGCGCGTACGCGCCGAACGCTGCCGGGGCCACCAAGGCCCAGCAGATCGACATCGCCAACCGGGTCTACGCGCAGCGCGGCCTGCAGCCGTGGGGCTGCGGTTGGGCAGCCTCACGCTAA
- the rsmA gene encoding 16S rRNA (adenine(1518)-N(6)/adenine(1519)-N(6))-dimethyltransferase RsmA: protein MGASDIRRLAEEIGVRPTKTLGQNFVIDGNTIRRIVAAADIHPDETVLEVGPGLGSLTLGLLDAARSVVAVEIDPVLAGKLPATVAQWRPEAAGNFHLVLADAMRVTELPVEPTALVANLPYNVAVPVVLHLLQHFPSLRHGLVMVQDEVADRLAAGPGSKTYGVPSVKAAWYSSMRKAGVIGMNVFWPAPKIHSGLVAFTRREPPVTTATREQVFAVIDAAFAQRRKTLRAALAGWAGSAAEAERCLRAAGVDPTARGEVIDIAGFSRIAEARELPVQ, encoded by the coding sequence ATGGGGGCCTCGGACATCCGCCGGCTGGCCGAGGAGATCGGGGTCCGGCCCACCAAGACCCTCGGCCAGAACTTTGTCATTGACGGCAACACGATCCGCAGGATCGTCGCTGCCGCCGACATCCACCCGGACGAGACCGTCCTGGAGGTGGGGCCGGGGCTGGGGTCGCTCACCCTGGGCCTGCTGGACGCCGCCCGTTCCGTCGTAGCCGTCGAAATCGATCCGGTCCTGGCCGGCAAGCTCCCCGCCACCGTCGCCCAGTGGCGGCCGGAGGCCGCCGGGAATTTCCACCTTGTCCTCGCCGACGCCATGCGCGTCACCGAACTCCCCGTGGAGCCGACGGCGCTCGTGGCGAATCTCCCGTACAACGTCGCCGTCCCGGTGGTCCTGCACCTGCTGCAGCACTTCCCGAGCCTCCGCCACGGCCTGGTCATGGTCCAGGACGAGGTGGCAGACAGGCTCGCGGCCGGGCCCGGGTCCAAAACCTACGGCGTGCCCTCGGTCAAGGCGGCCTGGTACAGCAGCATGCGCAAGGCCGGCGTCATCGGCATGAACGTTTTCTGGCCCGCGCCCAAGATCCACTCGGGCCTCGTGGCGTTCACCCGCCGGGAACCACCCGTCACCACCGCCACCCGGGAGCAGGTGTTCGCCGTCATCGACGCCGCCTTCGCCCAGCGCCGCAAGACCCTTCGCGCCGCACTGGCCGGTTGGGCCGGCAGCGCGGCGGAGGCCGAGCGCTGCCTTCGGGCCGCTGGCGTCGATCCCACCGCGCGGGGCGAAGTGATCGACATTGCGGGGTTTTCGCGGATCGCAGAAGCACGCGAACTTCCCGTTCAGTGA
- a CDS encoding TatD family hydrolase — MSNPLTPVPFRAPGSDGTGRPGYPPAPEPLPVPVIDNHTHLDFPTDGLKVSIGDSLDAAEAVGVRGAVQVGCDLESSRFTVQAVELDSRLLGAVALHPNDAPEYAARGELDEALAEIEALAAHPRIRAIGETGLDFFRTEGEGLAHQRYSFRRHIDIAKRLGLTLQIHDRDAHDDVVQVLREEGAPERVVFHCFSGGDELARICNSEGWYMSFAGTLTFKNAANLRAALAIAEPERILVETDAPFLTPHPHRGRPNASYMVPYTVRAMAELTGWELSELCARIAGNTVQAYGSWD; from the coding sequence ATGAGCAATCCCCTGACTCCCGTCCCGTTCCGTGCGCCCGGCAGTGACGGCACCGGCAGGCCGGGATACCCGCCGGCGCCTGAACCCCTTCCGGTTCCGGTCATTGACAACCACACGCATCTGGATTTCCCGACGGATGGCCTGAAGGTCAGCATCGGCGATTCACTGGATGCCGCCGAGGCCGTCGGGGTCCGGGGCGCCGTGCAGGTGGGATGCGACCTTGAATCGTCCAGGTTTACGGTGCAGGCCGTGGAGCTGGATTCGCGGCTCCTGGGCGCCGTCGCCCTGCACCCCAATGACGCCCCGGAGTACGCCGCCCGGGGAGAACTGGACGAGGCCCTGGCCGAGATCGAGGCCCTCGCGGCACACCCGCGAATCCGGGCCATCGGCGAGACCGGGCTGGATTTCTTCCGCACGGAGGGGGAGGGGCTGGCCCACCAGCGCTATTCCTTCCGCCGGCACATCGATATTGCCAAGCGACTCGGGCTGACGCTGCAAATCCACGACCGTGACGCCCACGACGACGTCGTCCAGGTTCTGCGGGAGGAAGGCGCCCCGGAGCGGGTGGTGTTCCACTGTTTTTCCGGCGGGGACGAGCTGGCCCGGATCTGCAACAGCGAGGGCTGGTACATGTCTTTCGCCGGAACGCTGACGTTCAAGAACGCTGCCAACCTGCGCGCCGCCCTGGCCATCGCGGAGCCGGAGCGGATCCTTGTTGAAACCGACGCACCGTTCCTCACGCCGCACCCTCACCGGGGCCGGCCGAACGCGAGCTACATGGTTCCCTACACGGTCCGGGCCATGGCCGAATTGACTGGATGGGAACTCTCGGAACTGTGTGCGCGGATCGCCGGAAATACCGTGCAGGCCTACGGTTCCTGGGACTGA
- a CDS encoding NAD-dependent succinate-semialdehyde dehydrogenase, which translates to MTVTAQPIVTAERESALLASVPTGLLIDGQWRPAASGKTFDVEDPSTGKVLLSLADAGPEDGAAALDAAAAAQDSWAKVPPRERGEILRRAFELVTERAEDFALLMTLEMGKPLAEARGEVTYGAEFLRWFSEEAVRAFGRYSVSPDGKSRLLVTKKPVGPCLLITPWNFPLAMATRKVAPAVAAGCTMVLKSANLTPLTSQLFAAVMLEAGLPAGVLNVIPTSTAGATTGPLIKDSRLRKLSFTGSTEVGRRLLADASETVLRTSMELGGNAPFVVFEDADVDAAVAGAMLAKLRNMGEACTAANRFIVHESVADEFAEKFAAKMAGMTTARGTEAESKVGPLIDAKSRDKVHELVSDAVNSGAVAVIGGAAVEGPGYFYQPTILKGVTEGTRILSEEIFGPVAPIITFDTEDEAIRLANNTEYGLVAYVFTRDLNRGIRMGERLETGMLGLNAGVVSNAAAPFGGVKQSGLGREGGLEGIEEYLYTQYIGIADPYAG; encoded by the coding sequence GTGACTGTAACTGCCCAGCCCATTGTTACCGCGGAGCGCGAGAGCGCCCTGCTGGCCTCTGTTCCCACTGGCCTGCTCATAGATGGCCAGTGGCGTCCGGCCGCGTCCGGGAAGACCTTCGACGTGGAGGATCCCTCAACCGGCAAGGTCCTGCTCAGCCTCGCCGACGCCGGGCCGGAGGACGGGGCGGCGGCACTGGATGCCGCGGCCGCCGCGCAGGATTCCTGGGCGAAGGTTCCCCCGCGGGAGCGCGGCGAGATCCTGCGCCGGGCCTTCGAGCTCGTCACTGAACGCGCCGAGGACTTCGCGCTGCTGATGACGCTGGAGATGGGCAAGCCGCTGGCCGAGGCCCGCGGCGAGGTCACCTACGGCGCGGAGTTCCTGCGCTGGTTCTCCGAGGAGGCCGTGCGCGCCTTCGGCCGGTATTCGGTGTCCCCGGACGGGAAGTCCCGGCTGCTCGTGACGAAAAAGCCGGTGGGCCCGTGCCTGCTCATCACGCCGTGGAACTTCCCGCTGGCCATGGCCACGCGCAAGGTCGCCCCGGCGGTCGCGGCGGGCTGCACCATGGTGCTGAAGTCCGCGAACCTGACCCCGTTGACCTCGCAGCTGTTCGCGGCCGTGATGCTGGAGGCCGGGCTGCCCGCCGGGGTGCTCAACGTGATCCCGACGTCCACCGCCGGTGCGACCACGGGTCCGCTGATCAAGGACTCCCGGCTCCGCAAGCTTTCCTTCACCGGTTCCACCGAGGTCGGCCGGCGGCTGCTGGCGGACGCGTCCGAGACGGTGCTGCGGACCTCGATGGAGCTTGGCGGGAACGCCCCGTTCGTGGTGTTCGAGGACGCCGACGTCGACGCCGCCGTCGCGGGGGCGATGCTGGCGAAGCTGCGGAACATGGGCGAGGCGTGCACCGCGGCCAACCGGTTCATCGTGCACGAGTCCGTCGCGGATGAGTTCGCGGAGAAGTTCGCCGCGAAGATGGCGGGCATGACCACGGCCCGGGGCACCGAGGCGGAGTCCAAGGTCGGCCCGCTGATCGATGCCAAGAGCCGGGACAAGGTCCACGAGCTCGTCTCCGATGCCGTGAACTCCGGCGCCGTGGCCGTGATCGGCGGTGCCGCGGTCGAGGGCCCGGGCTACTTCTACCAGCCCACGATCCTCAAGGGCGTCACCGAGGGCACCCGGATCCTGTCCGAGGAGATCTTCGGGCCCGTCGCGCCGATCATTACCTTCGACACCGAGGACGAGGCCATCCGGCTCGCGAACAACACCGAGTACGGCCTGGTGGCCTACGTCTTCACGCGGGACCTGAACCGCGGCATCCGGATGGGTGAACGCCTCGAGACCGGCATGCTGGGCCTGAACGCCGGCGTGGTCTCAAACGCCGCGGCACCGTTCGGCGGGGTCAAGCAGTCCGGCCTGGGCCGCGAAGGCGGCCTCGAGGGCATCGAGGAATACCTCTACACCCAGTACATCGGCATCGCCGACCCGTACGCCGGCTAG
- a CDS encoding MoxR family ATPase: MDYPRISLDEALPEGPGIREDPAVTGRPGARRPAQPPVAMDAEAFSSASERILTAINTVIDGKAEAAKLALTVLLAQGHLLLEDVPGVGKTLLAKTLARTIDCSVSRIQFTPDLLPSDVTGVSIYNQASRSFEFRPGAVFANIVIGDEINRASAKTQSALLECMEEHQVTVDGKSYKLDEPFMVVATQNPIEMEGTYPLPEAQRDRFMARISMGYPDKEAEMEMLETHQSTSPLTKVTAVVTAGEVASMIATVRQVYVSQSIKEYTVSLGRATRESGMLRLGASPRSMLQLLRAAKATAALEGRDFVLPDDVVSVAESVLAHRIILDRKAASSGETAQSVIRAVLAKLPVSPEMAAAGPASAGRGARGKADSVADAPAATLPNRR; this comes from the coding sequence ATGGACTACCCCCGCATCTCCCTAGACGAAGCCCTCCCCGAGGGCCCGGGCATCAGGGAAGACCCTGCCGTGACTGGACGCCCAGGTGCCCGGCGACCTGCCCAGCCCCCTGTAGCCATGGATGCGGAGGCTTTCAGCTCCGCCAGCGAGCGCATCCTGACCGCAATCAACACCGTGATCGATGGCAAGGCGGAAGCGGCCAAACTGGCCCTGACAGTGTTGCTGGCCCAGGGCCATCTTCTCCTTGAAGACGTCCCGGGCGTCGGCAAGACCCTGCTGGCGAAGACGCTGGCGCGCACGATCGACTGTTCAGTGAGCCGCATCCAGTTCACCCCCGATCTGCTCCCGTCCGATGTCACGGGCGTGTCCATCTACAACCAAGCCTCCCGGTCCTTCGAGTTCCGGCCCGGGGCGGTGTTCGCGAACATCGTCATCGGAGACGAAATCAACCGCGCCTCGGCCAAGACGCAGTCTGCCCTGCTGGAATGCATGGAGGAGCACCAGGTCACCGTTGACGGCAAGTCCTACAAGCTCGACGAGCCCTTTATGGTGGTGGCCACGCAGAACCCGATCGAAATGGAAGGAACCTACCCGCTCCCGGAGGCGCAGCGGGACCGCTTCATGGCACGGATCTCCATGGGTTACCCGGACAAGGAGGCCGAGATGGAAATGCTGGAAACCCACCAGTCGACGTCCCCGCTGACAAAGGTCACCGCCGTCGTCACTGCCGGCGAGGTCGCGTCCATGATCGCCACGGTGCGGCAGGTCTACGTCTCCCAGTCGATCAAGGAATACACCGTGTCCCTGGGCCGCGCGACGAGGGAGAGCGGGATGCTCCGGCTTGGCGCCAGCCCCCGGTCCATGCTCCAGCTGCTGCGTGCGGCCAAGGCCACCGCGGCTCTGGAGGGCCGGGACTTTGTGCTGCCGGACGACGTCGTCAGCGTCGCCGAATCCGTCCTCGCCCACCGGATCATTTTGGACCGTAAGGCCGCGAGCTCCGGCGAAACGGCCCAGAGCGTCATCCGTGCCGTCCTGGCGAAGCTCCCGGTCAGCCCGGAAATGGCTGCGGCCGGGCCCGCGTCCGCCGGCCGCGGCGCCCGCGGCAAGGCTGACTCCGTGGCTGACGCCCCGGCTGCCACGTTGCCGAACCGCCGCTAG